The genomic region CAAGTTTTAATCTTGATCTCCGAATAGAAGCAGGGAGTACTGAAGAATCAGATAATATACCACTACTTTATCAGGACAAAAGTACAATTGAAGGCTTATCAAGCCAAGATGATATAAACCTTCAAAGTGCATTTGCACATGCTCGCCGTGGTCAAGAAGAATCGCTCAAGTATCAAGAAACGCCAGTGGAAGAGAAAGTGATTATGCTGGAAAGAAGCGATTCTGAGAAGTCAAAAAGACCCTTTCTTGGCTTCTTGAAAGAAGATGAAGAGGCTCATATTGTGGTAATACCAAAGAAACAAGATAAGCATGCTGCTGCTACAAAGAAGGCAATCAATAAGGAAACTACTGCACTGCCTTCGAAAAGTAAAGATAAGCACAAGCGCAGGTCATCTCTCTTCACCAACTGCATGTGCTGTACAACTGTGATTAACTAAACCACCCCAAGAAATTACACCATTTTTACAGTTCCTTTTATTACttctttgatttattttgGTTGGGTTCACTTTCTAATTCAAGTGTTTTCAAGAACTGGAGTTTTGATCAATGGACTGAGAGACTGCTGATTGGTATTAGGGTGTTGCAGATAAAACCAAGAAAGAGTGAGTACTATAACTTCTAATAACTATGTTCAATTGTTTGTGTTCTTTTCTGTTAATACTTGTTCAAAAGTTGCACAGCTTCAGCATTGTATTGTGATGTAAGATATTAGTTGAAGATTTTGATGTAATGTTATGTAATTTATTCTGTTTGTTGGAGAGAAATTGGAAGATTTGGAGATGATATTGCAGCATAAGCAGCTTCACTGCctttgattatataatttgtCCATTTCGACTACATTTGTTTTGCGAAAGATACTGTCAACAGTTTCACGTGTTGAAGATAAGTCCGAAAAACAAACCACCAGATCAGAGGGTAAAAATCATTGGTCAAGGTATCAGATCAATACAGCTAAAAAGCTGTATTGACTGCTCATCACAGACCTGAATTCAGGGCAAAGGAGCAACATTTGCTTCTTAAGGAAAAAATGTCACTTCTACTTCACTCAAATCAAAAAATGAACGTTAGACATAAGTTAAAGTTATCGTTATCTTTCTCATGGATATATTAGTAACAAAGTGTATCAGTAATCTTAGAATACAAAAACTGTAACATTCATCATAgattaataaacataaatttaatctttttcacatctcattttttgaaaaaattgtgTCGACTGTATTGATGAAAGGCAAAACTgaggaaaataattttttagaaaaggaAAGTTATTCTTTGGGATTTTATAAATCtgtaaaaacaataaaaaaattgacataGACTAGTCTATAATCTATATGTCTTAGGTATTGAAATTGAAGTATAAAATACTTTGAGTATTATTAGCAGTTGTTATTAGTAAGTTGAAATGAATAtttaagatataatttattattatattatatttaataatataaaaattaataaaaataatttataataattaaaatattataattaattttgttagcttaattatatttattattagaaatatttataaaagttattttaaaaataaaaatttaaatttaaattctactaataagaatctctaattttaaataccgtaattgtaatattataattaattaattattaaaaataattttaaaacaataattatttattataaaatataaaaatttaattatatgatatcaacttaaaataaattattattaataaattttaataaaaataatagtatctaaataaataaataaaatcgaattaactaataaaaaaaataaaatagagcCAATACAATCAACAACTGATTGAgactaaatcaattattagctattatttcttcattttttacCAAACGCTTTAATATAGTTGTTAAGTAAGAAATAACTATCAGCTGTATCAAACTTCTAAATTAAacattttttaagaatttgaggaaagaaagaatatgTTACCGTGAAAGTTAACaggaagaaattaaaaaaaaatacttcgaatgaatttcattcattttgaaaaaaaaaaaaaaaaaaagaaggaagaaagatAATCAAAATGGGTGGTCAATGGAAAATGTGAAAGGGGCAAATGTTATGCATGCCTTTTTCAAAAGGAGCAGAGTTGCTTTGTCTAATTCTTGGAAAATAAGAGAGGTGTACCCACCACTTGCCTTTTGGTCAAGTCTAATATTAGAACCAAAAGTTGGAGCAATTTCACATCTATCTTCCTTCTCTAGTTAGTTggaagatattattatatgtatagTGGCCAACATGATTTTAActctgcttttttttttttaattattatttgttatacatgaaatattaatttcctaaaaatactttaattcttttctttttttcttttataaagttGGGCTCCAACACCAAATgaattagtttattatattttcatcttttttttttttaagttaaaaccatgttcaaagaaaacaaatagaaTGTTAGCTGAAAGAGATGAGATGCATACTTTGATCAGAGAAGTTAAAGAATAGAAGTCATGTTTGAACGAATCAAATGGGGACTTGTTTCAAGTCATTCTACATTTTGGTCATTGGCAATACAATTTGGCTAAAGCTAAGACAATCAATACAacaacaaataattaatagaagatGACAATACAACACTTATTTCTTGAATACAGaataaaatcttttcttttttcttaaaaaataaaaataaaaatcaatgtTTTAATTGgtagataaattaatttaggCCGCAGCAGTCAtcattttaacaaattcatcGTAATTAACTTGACCATCACCATCCAAATCAGCCTCCTTAATCATCTGCTCCACCTCTTCATCTGTCAGCTTCTCCCCTAAATTGATCATCACATGCCTCAACTGCACATTAACAAagttatcaaatttttatttgtttcttttcactttgttAGATTCccttaataatttaatcaaatgcaTATCCTCAAATTAATGCATTACTCTTACCAAACATAGTTAATGTTCGCTGCATGCTGCTTATATACACAGTAAGATTCATGtgtaaattattatcaaaagaaaatattaaactatgtatatatattcatttctGTCAATACCAACATTATTGATTCGAATTTCATTTGTATTTGCAATGTacattttcaaattatttttttaaaattaagaaattggactaaattgaataAAGAAGAATAGAGATTGAAGATTTGAGACGGGTATTATAGTACATTttatgagttaaaatcaatataCTTCCCTACTGACATAAATTTTAagacattaacatgaaaaataatatcgtTCTTAgtaatgttattattaatttatttaaaatcattattatttgGAAGCTCATTCGTCAACATTGTCACCCTACTTGTACTAGTaagatattcttatttttgtcaACGGCGACCCTcgagaaaaacaaaagcaaaaaacaCAGTTGTCACCCTAATATACATCTATACATACAGCtttctttttgagttttgtatttttgtgtattcttcttttaagagAATTTAACTGTATCATGAATTAGTTCTAGCTCTTTTAACCATATGTATCTGCGAAATTATGAACAAGCCATGCCCCATTGGACCAAAAGTTTAAGGATTGAATGCCTGTCTCCAAATGCAGGAACATTGCagccaactttaggttattcaTTCCTGAGAAACTAGAGAGTTTCATGCCATAATGCATACTCTAGTAGCATGTTATAACAAgattgatgaaaagaaaaagaaattacctcGTTAGCTGATATGTAACCATTCTGATCCTTGTCAAACACTTTGAATGCTTCTTTAAGTTCTTCCTCTGCATCAGTTTCCTGATTTAACGAAACAGAAGCTGAAGTAAATATAACATCTAATCATGTATTTTCCTTATGGGAGATTATAAATTGTATTAATCAGATATGATAACTCTTGGTATAGCTCTGGATACTCCACCATCTTGCAGGATCGAGCTGGAGCGGTTCCGTATAAGGTTATGAATTtagacaaaaagaaattagcacAGTAAGAATATTCACCTTCATTTTCTTGGCCATCAGGTTCAAGAACTCAGCGAATTCAATAGTCCCATTTCCATCAGCATCAACTTCAGTAATCATATCCTGAAGTTCTTCTTCTGTTGGGTTTTGATCCAACGACCTAATCACAGTAGCCAATTCCTCTATAGTAATGCAACCTGTAAAACACATACAACTCCAGCATTATTTACATTATGGCTATAGATTAAACCAGAAGAAGCAAATAACATAGAACGAgccaataaataaaatgaattaccATCTCCATCCTTGTCAAACAAACAAAAGGCTTCTTTAAACTCAAGAATCTGTTCCTCAGTCAATATTTCAGCCATTGCCTTTTGTCTTAAATTGAATCTTGAATCTTCACTTTCAAGTTATttcagagagagagagagagagagagagaaagaactCAAGCTCAAGAGAGAGAATGAAAGAAATGAAGTGAATGTCGAGTATAGCTCAAGCTTAGCTGGGTTTATGTAGAATTCCGATGCAGTAAGTTGCAgtgcattttaattttagttttgttttttcttttatgccatatattattataagagAGAGTCAAATCAAGCTTACGACTAGTTTGGGTTGGGTTTTAAGCTTCCTATTGGCTTTATCCAAGAGGAAAGAATCAAAAGGCAGGGTCCTCAGCTTTTTTGTCTCTCTtccatattaatttaatttaatttttttaatccattACGAGCCCAATGACTCCTAAAGTacactataaaaattagtaatctttacttttattataaatattaataactgaaagataaaaaaaaaaaaaaatactagtgaaattactttatatatttgatgcaTTAAATTCTTTGTAATATAGtctaatttaactattttttttgaaaaaatagattaaatttatttaatatttgtgttGAAATAAAGTATAGTGGTAATATTCTATGTTCACTAACTTGGACCATGAccattcatttcatttatcttGGACACGGCCTATATCTTGAAATATTCTTAAATGTTAAATTCTTACATCTTAATCTGTAGGTAGATTAGagtgaaatatataaataataaaaaacgaAGACAGCTGTAAGGGTTTGAGGTTTAGGAGACAAGGAGCATTCAAAGAGTAGAAGCAGAGGTTATGGGGAGGTGTGTACTTTTCTGGGCGTCCTTCGAACCCCATAGACCACGCTGCACGAGATGAGAGATATTTGCATACCCAAATTTCCACACGCTTTTATTtgctctatttttttaatgaattaacCTTAAGATTAAATCAATTTCATGTTTTGATGTTATCGTTTTAGATAAATTTGGATCCGAGATGTGCACTGTcatttttattccttttattttaaattattattggCGGAAGTGAGGCACCTTAGATCCAGTTTGAACCCCACTGTATTACATCCTCGGTTCCTATCCTTTCCTCTTTTGAGATCCTCTATTTTCTCAACATGCTTCTTCAATAGGCTCTCCGATAAAGAAGTAGCTGCGTTAAACGTCTAAGACACAGAGTTGACTCTCCTTAAAATAACACATTGGCAACACATAAGGTACCGTCAGTTCTCATGACTGCGTTACCACTGCCggtctatttctttctttataaataacttctgccattttaatattgaaactCGCTTCGCTTAATCCGTTCACTCTTCTAACTTATACATTGGAGGGTTTTGGTTTTCTGTCAAACacttcttttgtttgcttGGCAGTTCTTGATTCAGAGATTGGGGAGCATTCAAGGCATTCTCCAACTACTATTTACCAATATTTGCAggtgatttattatttttacagtGAATATAGAGAGATAATCATTTCAATTCCATGGCTCACCGTCtattgaatattaataaattcaaaatatctcaactaataatataaacgGAAGGGGTTAAATATAAGATTAGTAAGTAATTAAGGGACATTTAATGAAGTGCCAACCTTGAAGCATgaatgaagagaaaaaaaaagaaaagatttgaTATTAATGTATGAATGGCTGTCTACGCGGTTTCTCTTTATTACTCTTTAAAAGCTCCACTGTCTTGGCAAAGCCAAAAAGctaaatatgtataatgtATATGCCTTGCTGGTTTTGTTAGACAGATCTTGACAAGTTCTGTTAAGAGCTTTAAGACTTGTAAAGAGCAGTTAACTAATATTGGAGACTTGGGATTATGTAATGGTCCAGAATTCACGTAACATGTGAGGCCAGGGTCACTGGTCTAAAAGTTGAATATATTGAGTTCAAAAACCAAGCTGGAGACTTGGAGTTATTTATTGGCCTGTACAAATCTGAAAAGGGCACTTGTCCAATCccttggaaaagaaaatgacttgTAGAATTGAAATAGAGTTCAGCCTAGTCTTCGGGGTTGAGCTCAGTCAGCCAACAAACACGCATTTGACATGAAAAGTCCTGTTCTGGCATCAACTAATAACAATGCCTTGTATTAAAAGGTAAAAGGTAACTATGGTAATCTTCTGAAGTTGTTTTCATGTTAGTTGTGCTGatagaaaaaagaatcaattAGATATACTATTGACTGCACGGTTTAATAATAGCGCACAGCTCATGGAACTTGCTTGGCTGCTGTAAATATGATTATACTCATCTTTCATGGTCGGTGGTGTTGCTTTTATTAGCGACCAAGTCCTTGGCATTTCTCTAACGTACCTTTGTGAATCTCAtcacatttttctttctcaaatgtTGCTTTCATTGTTCCATTGCTCCAAGAAGtttaaagttttatatatattagaaaagttATTGGTCTttctttatcaattaaaatcaacTCTTATTCCAATCAGCCAAAAGTAGAGATGAGAAATGGGAGGGAAGGGCAGCAACCCAACAGCTAGGAATACCAGAATTTAGAGTTGTTTTTGCTACCTAATCCACATCAGAATTACGAAATTAACAGAGCTTCTAGAGACGAAGTTCAGAATAGAATAGGTTAAGTAGGTGTGGATTCATACTTAGTCCGGACCGCTTTTTCATTGACCCATTCAAAGTATATGCAGGACTGTTTCATTCTTATACAACCTAAAGACATCAACTGGGAAAATACACtagaaatcaaaataaaatgaaacaaaacaCAGCCCTTGAAGCGTCAAACCTTTAGTTGTAGTTTTGTTGTGTACCCCAAGTTTTTCTTCGGAGCTAGTTCTGCAGAGAGACAGACAACCCTCTGATAACTTGGAGAACTCTCATGGCAAAATATTATACAAAAGCAACAATAGAACTAAAACGTTTGTTAcagtttttcttcttcctttttttaatttttaattaattaatttattttttatcttgtaCCATATGCTCTCTATTGTTAGTCATCAACAATACAGAAGCTGTGAAATCGAATCATAGAACAAAGGTTATCATCCATCTACACCACTCAGAATGGTATTCCTAGTCTTGCTTACTACAGAAAGGATAATTTCCAAAGAGATTCTAGAAGAACACTGGTTAATTGATTCTATGATCAAAAGTCATTTTGACATGGAATACAAGAAGGTGATCAGTGATTACTACGCTTCCTCCACTGATTTCAAATAGGCATGCCCTTTGGAACAATTTGATCTTTGATCCACATATAGATGGGAACCAGCACATAGTATGTTGCTGCTATGGTCCCGAGAATGAATCGCAGAAGGAAAGTAAATGGATTTACAGGCTTCTTCACATCCTCTGCCTTTGGGCCAAGCTGCATCAAGACACATTTgcttatcataaattttacagGAGAATGAAGGGGAAGTTAAACTTCACAAGCAGACTTGATTTACTTGTCTCTTAGTCTTGAATTAATAATACATCATGAAACAATGCATAAAAGATTACAGCTTTATGCTTGCAAATCCAATGGTCCTTATCTATGCCATTTCAATGGAAAAGCACAACTGAATCGATCAAGAAAGGTGAAGTTAGACTCAGAATTATTGTCAGCAGTCAGTCCTCAATATTAAATTGCTTAGAGGCTTAAAGCATTCACATAAAGTGCAAGGcaaaagaaattccaatggaattaaaattgcaaaacaGTTGAATTTTGATGACATACGTAAAGCCAAAACCCAAATACATTTGTCTCTTGCTCCCGCAGCCCCACTAAATAACATTTTTTCATCAATCTCAACTTAAGAAGTGAAAAAACATTTTCTAGTTCTTGGTAGATAAGAAGGCACCAAATTACATTTTGAAACATCAAACTGTAATATTTATACAACTCATTCCAACATGTTTTTATCCCCAGTTTGGCCAATCTCACGTCCTTCattaaattctaaatgtaAGACACACATTGTCTATAAGACAGTGCTATACATAGTCAAACAGTACTTTTTGTCAGAGAGGCAGTTCAATATGCTGTAAATCTACTAACAAACCATTCCAACaacatcaagaagtttaaggACAGCAGTTAATCTAACTGATAGATTTTTAACTACAAGAACATTTTTAAGactaattaaagaaaatacatgATTGTAATTATTGGTGTTTAACATGTTAAtacaagaaataataattaaggtAACAATGATATAGGCATCAAGCAACAAAATCAACACTTTCTCCTAGCAAATTTCAACAATAAATACAAAACTCTTAAGAGACAAAAATCTTACCTGCAGAGGAGAATCTCTGGATAATGGTTTAACTCCAGTCACAGAGCAACCCATAATCAAGCCATGCCGACGAACACCACGGTACCATTTTGGACCAATTCTTTTGAGTTTAACATCCTTAAACCCAGCTCTTTTAAACCATTCAATGTACTCTTCCTCCTTAGGAAAGAGCATCCACACATCCGCAAAGAAGCGAGACAACCAAAAGGTTGGGTACACAGGACCTATAAGACAGGCCTTTCCTCCTATTTTCAGTACTCTGTATGCTTCCTTAATGCCTCGCTGTGGATCCGGCCAGTACTCAATGCTGAGGAACACAATAATGAAGTTAGATGATGCAAAATTATGCTACATTGGCAAGTCAAATTTTCCGTGGAACTGAAATCCCATAGGTAACTTAAGATCTAAAAGATAATATCATGTTTACTGCTGAGAGCCCTAAAAGTTGACGGCTCTTAACCAGATACAACTTCTTCTAATACAATTACACCacaaaattgaaacaaataacctcattcagcttgaaatcCAACAACAGAGTAAACAGacaaaaaaaattctcaatGCCATTCTACAAACTCATGCCCGAAGTAATCAATCACCCCCACAAAGCGAACCAGTTAACTAAATGTTCAATAACAAAGTTTTGATGACTGCCTCAAATTATTACCTCCCAGCAGACACATATCTATCTGCATAATCAGTAGGGAAAGGAAGGTCCTCTGCATCTCCTTCAATTATCTTGCATTCCTTCAATGGTGCCTTTTGCTTAGCCTTGGCAAGCTGGTGAGGGGACTGGTCAAGAATTGTAACATTCTTGGCATCAACATGCTTAACAATACCTAAAGTAGTAAAACCAGTACCACCACCAACATCGACAACTGTCATATTCCTATCATAAAGATCAGCTGGTTCAAGTGCCTCATCTCTCATGTCCTCCGTCCAGTGACCAGGGTTTATGATATGATCATAAACTATAGACAAGAACCTGTAGAACCAAAATGCCTCTGTCTTGTGCTGTATGAATCTAGGTTGCGAAGCAGGCCTGG from Ricinus communis isolate WT05 ecotype wild-type chromosome 9, ASM1957865v1, whole genome shotgun sequence harbors:
- the LOC8280210 gene encoding calmodulin-like protein 8, with the protein product MAEILTEEQILEFKEAFCLFDKDGDGCITIEELATVIRSLDQNPTEEELQDMITEVDADGNGTIEFAEFLNLMAKKMKETDAEEELKEAFKVFDKDQNGYISANELRHVMINLGEKLTDEEVEQMIKEADLDGDGQVNYDEFVKMMTAAA
- the LOC8280209 gene encoding 2-methyl-6-phytyl-1,4-hydroquinone methyltransferase, chloroplastic, which codes for MAAPLLNGAENLKFRRGITPAGLGFVGSNFHVSCFPKKILVSYTRNSQSSRLLAPSCSISSSRPASQPRFIQHKTEAFWFYRFLSIVYDHIINPGHWTEDMRDEALEPADLYDRNMTVVDVGGGTGFTTLGIVKHVDAKNVTILDQSPHQLAKAKQKAPLKECKIIEGDAEDLPFPTDYADRYVSAGSIEYWPDPQRGIKEAYRVLKIGGKACLIGPVYPTFWLSRFFADVWMLFPKEEEYIEWFKRAGFKDVKLKRIGPKWYRGVRRHGLIMGCSVTGVKPLSRDSPLQLGPKAEDVKKPVNPFTFLLRFILGTIAATYYVLVPIYMWIKDQIVPKGMPI